In Brettanomyces nanus chromosome 3, complete sequence, a single genomic region encodes these proteins:
- a CDS encoding uncharacterized protein (BUSCO:EOG09340X9G) — protein MSESPEDQHVTYSSTILVEKPPIEAMEALKVRNSQLKEINHQLAEWLTAYGRLRLKYVDELKKLTYKGDVLFTESTNSKLHNDRIDSLGFVSPMWSSLLQIAHDEGRYFDSTTRMMGRDMIAPLKLYTRRNGSILVEMDEIVELARKIASSEKSGKEDAKSMTQWSERAPSFFEVFERYDYNRLILLKDVFLKYQTEMSDVLTNFKKDSEAGMEHVLSFNPSDEMKRFADAVNEKTLPIHTIKAPKIEEDVSSGIGTTGTAGATGAAAIASGASEASVRVASGASTVRTVPQSGSKRLSILPGHRRNQDRNRQESIGSFTDNPAARVSNSSGSTLHKKKGMRSRFGTIFHRKKKDKESDSLRSSTIAESETESLATHETRSSTRQEKHTKAKELKQEPKEEPKEEPKEINKEPKEDPKEGPREETNEDPKEEPKEDSSAAEKETKSAVSEDHMESPAFYPAMRPTKRSGSGASGTLSQITPEQQEEGQSANSTTLDPAVPQPASVSTNDPPPPPSSRKHVGSELSSPTIPPARSLRGSVPLPPAQRRISTMESLKPANTGLSSQSTGLSGNVTGGGGLVSGQIVHPSLTNPGLNASIVELFNASFKSGKVIRSNAIGEIAFSYILEEPIKRIPSRINLLLSSKSDALLPAFVVNPLFLQQGTKSPNSFVLSQPSQINLRTVGGLKYMLNDPIPPIVIHSIWKHEPSKSTVIISLKPAMILEKYLKEGKVILSNLLVSVSIQDAHAISAATKPSGSFSREKSRITWNLPDGIVFDTSKKEERLIARFITDGIARESDSGVQMRFTINGEDGASFVGGLSNDLEILAEDEDMIEDPFSSTSSLPDTKPAASGDWLEVPTLKTVVAGGYSGHV, from the coding sequence ATGTCCGAATCGCCAGAAGATCAACACGTCACTTACTCATCGACTATTCTGGTTGAAAAACCACCCATTGAGGCGATGGAGGCCCTAAAAGTTCGGAATTCTCAGCTAAAAGAAATCAATCACCAGCTGGCCGAATGGCTCACTGCTTATGGACGTCTAAGGCTCAAATACGTGGACGAGTTGAAAAAATTGACCTACAAGGGCGATGTTTTGTTCACGGAATCCACAAATTCCAAACTTCACAACGATAGGATCGACTCCTTGGGGTTTGTCTCGCCTATGTGGTCGTCTCTCTTACAGATTGCTCACGATGAGGGAAGGTATTTTGACTCAACCACTAGAATGATGGGCCGCGATATGATTGCTCCTTTGAAGCTCTATACTAGAAGAAACGGGTCCATTTTAGTGGAGATGGATGAGATAGTCGAATTGGCCCGTAAAATTGCCTCTTCCGAGAAGTCAGGAAAGGAAGATGCTAAGTCCATGACCCAGTGGTCTGAAAGGGCCCCTAGTTTCTTTGAGGTGTTTGAGAGATACGATTATAATCGGCTTATTCTTCTTAAGGATGTGTTTTTGAAATACCAAACGGAGATGTCAGATGTTTTGACCAATTTTAAGAAGGATAGCGAGGCTGGAATGGAGCATGTGCTCAGTTTCAATCCGTCTGATGAGATGAAACGTTTTGCCGATGCTGTGAATGAGAAGACTTTACCCATTCATACGATTAAGGCGCCTAAAATAGAGGAAGATGTATCTTCTGGCATTGGTACGACCGGTACTGCCGGTGCTACTGGTGCAGCAGCGATTGCTTCTGGGGCCTCCGAAGCCAGTGTTAGAGTAGCTTCCGGTGCCTCGACAGTAAGAACGGTCCCTCAATCGGGAAGTAAACGTCTCTCCATTTTGCCTGGTCATCGTCGTAATCAGGACCGTAATAGACAAGAGAGTATTGGAAGCTTCACGGACAATCCAGCTGCACGGGTGTCAAACTCATCGGGCAGCACTTTAcataagaaaaaaggtaTGCGATCAAGGTTTGGAACCATTTTccacagaaagaagaaggataagGAATCGGACAGCCTCCGTAGTAGTACCATTGCTGAGTCGGAGACTGAGTCTTTGGCTACGCACGAAACGAGAAGTTCGACACGACAAGAAAAGCATACGAAAGCTAAAGAATTGAAACAAGAGCCTAAGGAAGAGCCTAAGGAAGAGCCCAAGGAGATCAATAAAGAGCCCAAGGAGGATCCTAAGGAAGGGCCCAGGGAGGAGACCAATGAAGACCCCAAGGAGGAGCCCAAGGAAGATTCTAGCGCAGCAGAGAAGGAAACTAAATCGGCTGTTTCTGAAGATCATATGGAGTCTCCTGCATTCTATCCTGCTATGCGTCCTACTAAACGTTCTGGTTCTGGGGCTAGTGGCACTTTATCCCAAATTACGCCTGAGCAACAGGAAGAAGGGCAGAGTGCTAATTCTACAACCCTTGATCCTGCTGTGCCGCAGCCAGCATCTGTATCCACCAATGatcctcctccacctccaTCTTCTAGAAAGCATGTTGGTTCTGAGCTCAGCTCCCCTACGATACCACCTGCCAGAAGTTTGCGGGGTTCTGTCCCTCTTCCTCCTGCACAGCGAAGGATCAGTACAATGGAAAGCTTAAAACCTGCAAATACCGGCCTCTCCTCTCAAAGTACTGGCTTGTCCGGCAATGTTACCGGAGGTGGTGGCCTTGTAAGTGGGCAAATTGTTCATCCTTCGCTGACTAATCCTGGTTTGAATGCTTCAATAGTCGAGCTTTTCAATGCGTCTTTCAAATCCGGCAAAGTTATTCGTTCTAACGCAATAGGCGAAATTGCTTTCAGTTACATCCTTGAAGAGCCAATCAAGAGGATTCCTTCGAGAATTAATCTTCTATTGAGCTCAAAGTCGGATGCATTGTTGCCAGCTTTCGTTGTCAACCCTTTGTTCTTACAGCAAGGTACTAAATCACCAAACAGTTTTGTGCTCAGCCAACCTTCTCAAATAAACTTACGTACTGTGGGTGGTTTGAAGTACATGCTCAATGATCCCATACCACCGATAGTTATACATTCTATCTGGAAACATGAGCCCTCAAAGTCTACGGTGATAATTTCGCTAAAGCCTGCCATGATTCTTGAGAAATACctcaaagaaggaaaagtGATCCTATCCAATCTTCTGGTATCTGTGTCGATTCAGGATGCTCACGCAATTTCTGCCGCCACCAAACCTTCGGGTTCTTTCAGTAGAGAAAAGAGTAGAATAACGTGGAATTTGCCAGATGGAATCGTTTTCGACACTtccaagaaggaggagcGTTTGATTGCAAGGTTTATCACAGATGGAATTGCAAGAGAATCGGACTCTGGTGTTCAAATGAGATTCACTATCAACGGCGAGGATGGTGCCTCCTTTGTCGGGGGTCTCAGTAACGATCTAGAAATATTggcagaagatgaggacATGATTGAGGATCCCTTCAGCAGTACGTCAAGTCTTCCTGATACCAAGCCAGCTGCGTCAGGTGATTGGTTAGAGGTTCCAACGCTGAAGACTGTTGTAGCAGGCGGATACTCGGGCCATGTGTAA
- a CDS encoding uncharacterized protein (BUSCO:EOG09341DQB) translates to MSSQPDNNTVYDIIVIGAGVVGPCIAKNMARQGRKVLIAEREWNLPNRIVGELMQPSGLKALRQLGMIKAINGIEAIEVDGYYIEFNGKEVTIDYPSKNVESKLNNTPVPGAIKTGDEDKVGSDSTISAKKWEECPHVKGCAFRHGEFLTNLRDQCLSEPNVTKLDGNVTGLVKDDDQRVCGIKVADKGVFKGRLIVNCDGIYSKFRKEIGEDYVPTVGSYFVGMELIDAKMPRPNHGHVLLGKHAPVLLYQISPHQSRILCAYRSKTLPKRNDVLQYLRENVLPQLPKSLCPSFKAALEKDGQDIYRAMPNQYLTARLNNTPGFICIGDSLNMRHPLTGGGMTVGLNDAVMFCKMLSDVSNEDLADEEIVLEKMIDFHNERKSLDVIINTLSIALYTLFAADSKYLTILQRGVFGYFLKGGLCIEEPISLLSGLTPSIWTLFVNFFAVAFYACQLNFIARGILGFPVALFENIGVLITAAFVLLPLLLKEILS, encoded by the coding sequence ATGTCCTCTCAGCCAGATAATAACACTGTCTATGACATTATCGTCATTGGAGCAGGTGTCGTCGGCCCTTGTATCGCCAAAAACATGGCTAGACAGGGAAGGAAAGTGCTCATCGCCGAGCGTGAATGGAATCTGCCTAACAGAATTGTCGGTGAGTTGATGCAGCCTTCTGGTTTAAAAGCTTTGAGACAGTTGGGTATGATTAAGGCCATTAACGGTATCGAGGCTATTGAGGTTGATGGTTACTATATCGAGTTTAATGGTAAAGAAGTCACCATCGACTATCCAAGCAAGAACGTTGAGTCCAAATTGAACAACACTCCTGTTCCCGGAGCCATTAAAActggtgatgaagataaagttGGTTCGGATTCAACCATCAGTGCTAAGAAGTGGGAAGAGTGTCCTCATGTTAAGGGATGTGCATTTCGTCACGGTGAGTTTTTGACAAACCTCCGTGACCAATGTTTGAGTGAACCAAACGTCACCAAGTTGGATGGAAATGTTACTGGTCTTgttaaagatgatgatcagCGTGTCTGTGGTATTAAAGTCGCCGATAAAGGTGTGTTCAAAGGTCGTTTGATTGTCAACTGTGACGGTATTTATTCCAAGTTTAGAAAGGAGATCGGTGAGGATTACGTGCCAACAGTGGGCTCATATTTCGTGGGAATGGAGTTGATTGATGCCAAGATGCCAAGACCCAATCATGGTCATGTGCTCTTGGGAAAGCATGCTCCTGTTTTGCTTTACCAGATCTCTCCTCATCAGAGTCGTATCTTATGCGCTTATCGTTCCAAAACTTTACCTAAGCGTAACGATGTTCTACAGTACTTGCGTGAGAATGTTCTTCCTCAGTTGCCTAAGTCGCTCTGTCCAAGCTTCAAGGCTGCCCTTGAGAAAGATGGTCAGGACATTTATAGAGCCATGCCGAACCAATATTTAACAGCCAGATTGAACAATACTCCTGGTTTCATCTGTATCGGTGATTCTCTTAATATGAGACATCCTTTGACTGGTGGTGGTATGACTGTTGGTCTTAACGATGCTGTTATGTTCTGTAAAATGCTTTCTGATGTCTCGAATGAGGACTTggctgatgaagagatcgTCCTCGAGAAGATGATCGATTTCCATAACGAGCGTAAGAGCTTGGATGTTATTATCAACACCTTGTCTATTGCTTTGTACACCTTATTTGCTGCTGATAGTAAGTATCTTACTATTTTGCAAAGAGGTGTTTTTGGTTACTTCTTAAAAGGAGGTCTCTGCATTGAAGAGCCAATCAGCTTACTCAGTGGTTTAACTCCAAGTATCTGGACTTTGTTtgtcaacttctttgcTGTTGCTTTCTACGCTTGCCAGCTGAATTTTATCGCTAGAGGCATCTTGGGCTTCCCTGTCGCTCTATTCGAAAACATAGGTGTCTTAATCACGGCTGCTTTCGTTCTTTTACCTCTTTTGCTCAAGGAGATTCTTAGCTGA
- a CDS encoding uncharacterized protein (EggNog:ENOG41), whose amino-acid sequence MNPIYLLLETLGLLTGFVNAGSIQPYPMSDSDISTYASFRKGDMIPLECTKRQIDTGEHFFDEKGNIIYIDFPICRETRKPPLLYFGVDQQFKCTIHFEDKIYHLFQLYLHQDAPFSCRLPVKPDSAMYIPFTVQMRGDVLESHFNLDPNVNLLLFSDNLQDGQIVSGTSFSSSVNTTRVIIGDFVELNFDVRWTTLKQIREGTEEEDEKKGIVTYRLPEDFTAFWYSVIAVSSILLGSIITLVFSYKRLNRKLHASYIDKVE is encoded by the coding sequence ATGAATCCAATATaccttcttttggaaactTTAGGACTCCTGACAGGCTTTGTAAATGCAGGAAGCATTCAGCCTTATCCGATGTCAGACTCAGATATTTCCACTTATGCTTCGTTTAGGAAAGGAGATATGATTCCATTGGAGTGCACCAAGAGACAGATAGATACGGGAGAGCATTTCTTCGACGAGAAGGGAAATATTATCTACATAGATTTCCCTATCTGCCGGGAAACAAGGAAACCTCCTCTGCTATATTTTGGTGTCGACCAACAGTTCAAATGTACTATCCATTTCGAGGACAAAATCTATCATTTGTTCCAGTTATATCTTCACCAAGATGCTCCGTTCAGTTGCCGATTACCCGTGAAGCCGGATTCCGCAATGTACATACCGTTTACTGTTCAGATGAGGGGAGATGTATTGGAATCTCATTTCAACCTTGATCCAAATGTCAATTTACTACTCTTCAGCGATAATCTCCAAGACGGACAGATTGTCTCTGGAACaagtttctcttcttcggtTAACACCACCAGGGTGATTATCGGAGACTTTGTGGAGCTCAATTTCGATGTCAGATGGACAACTTTGAAGCAGATACGGGAGGGTACtgaagaggaggacgaGAAGAAGGGTATTGTCACCTATAGACTACCCGAAGACTTCACCGCATTCTGGTATTCGGTGATAGCCGTCAGTAGTATTCTATTAGGCTCGATAATTACTTTGGTGTTCTCTTACAAACGGTTGAATCGTAAGCTACACGCTAGTTACATTGATAAGGTGGAGTGA
- a CDS encoding uncharacterized protein (BUSCO:EOG093427E2), producing the protein MLRWTDFEHRIMSMGSKPTDYLNYVKYEKNLDKLRKLRLKRMKSFVDSKPSISDVSGQRRIFFIFERGVRKFPKSMDLWANYLKYAKKNGSVKVVYKIYTMLLQHQPRNVNVWLSAAKYEYESNKNVKSARNLLKRCLRFNGDELLPWMEFIKFEMNYLSKLLVRRKLLNLITEKQQQQDLKENEEVHKDGLAEGDEVVSLGKAAADEVNEATEADELSNLPDLNMSTLGSIEDNPVLRGDLIMTLYDVCVATMIKSLQEENDKFSKTWEICTKVMAIVDKFDTLDRGYLCTHIVNDLMDRYPFNDTVIFLYLTLPLRYVSIDDNEFVSTLQISVKLYQSWTYRTKAEEGVKNSIKKQYLNFLTERYLSQAQNDTKELLGLLMKKLN; encoded by the exons ATGCTCAG ATGGACGGACTTTGAGCATAGGATCATGAGTATGGGTTCGAAGCCAACGGATTATTTGAACTATGTGAAGTATGAAAAGAATCTTGACAAACTCAGAAAACTGCGGCTTAAGCGTATGAAGTCTTTTGTTGATTCCAAGCCTTCCATATCTGATGTCAGTGGacaaagaaggattttctttatatttGAGAGAGGAGTTCGTAAGTTTCCTAAGAGTATGGACCTTTGGGCCAACTACTTGAAATATGCGAAAAAGAATGGATCAGTGAAAGTGGTATACAAGATTTATACCATGCTTTTACAACATCAACCTAGAAATGTTAACGTTTGGCTTAGTGCTGCAAAATATGAGTACGAGTCCAATAAGAACGTGAAATCTGCTAGgaacttgttgaagaggtgTCTTCGATTCAACGGTGATGAGTTATTACCATGGATGGAATTTATCAAGTTTGAGATGAATTATTTGTCAAAGCTTTTGGTTAGGAGgaagttgttgaatttgatcaccgagaagcagcaacagcaggatttgaaagagaacgaagaaGTTCATAAGGACGGATTGGCTGAGGGAGATGAGGTGGTTTCCTTGGGTAAAGCAGCGGCTGATGAGGTCAACGAAGCCACTGAAGCTGACGAATTGAGCAATCTTCCTGACCTTAACATGAGCACTCTTGGGTCAATCGAGGACAACCCTGTACTTCGAGGAGATTTGATAATGACATTATATGATGTCTGTGTAGCAACTATGATCAAGTCGTTACAGGAGGAAAACGACAAGTTTTCCAAGACATGGGAAATCTGCACCAAAGTAATGGCCATCGTGGATAAGTTCGATACTCTAGACAGAGGTTACTTGTGCACTCACATAGTCAATGATCTGATGGATAGATATCCTTTCAACGATACAGTAATATTTCTGTACCTAACACTACCGTTGAGATACGTCAGCATTGATGACAACGAGTTTGTTTCTACGCTACAGATATCTGTTAAACTATATCAGTCGTGGACATATCGTACCAAGGCCGAAGAGGGAGTTAAGAACAGCATCAAGAAACAATATCTTAACTTCCTAACGGAACGATATCTTTCCCAGGCTCAGAATGACACTAAAGAGCTACTTGGTTTGTTAATGAAAAAGCTTAATTAG
- the RPS17A gene encoding ribosomal protein S17A, which translates to MGRVRTKTVKRAAKTLIEKYYPKLTMDFETNKRLCDEIAEIQSKRLRNKIAGYTTHLMKRIQKGPVRGISFKLQEDERERKDQYVPEVSALDLSKTKGLLFIDADTDDMIKSLGFKLPTSVNTVSANRVPRRFRK; encoded by the coding sequence ATGGGTAGAGTTAGAACTAAGACCGTCAAGAGAGCCGCCAAGACTTTGATAGAGAAATACTATCCTAAGTTGACCATGGACTTTGAGACCAACAAGAGACTCTGTGATGAGATCGCCGAGATTCAATCCAAGAGATTGAGAAACAAGATCGCTGGTTACACTACtcatttgatgaagagaattCAAAAGGGACCAGTTAGAGGTatttctttcaagttgCAAGAAGAcgagagagagagaaaggaCCAGTATGTCCCAGAGGTTTCTGCCTTGGATTTGTCTAAGACTAAGGGACTATTGTTTATCGACGCTGACACTGATGACATGATCAAGTCTTTGGGTTTCAAATTACCAACCTCTGTCAACACCGTTTCCGCCAACAGagttccaagaagattcaGAAAGTAA
- a CDS encoding uncharacterized protein (MEROPS:MER0001009): MSSDSGRQLLPTNVKPLHYYLTLEPLFDRFKFNGQEVIDLEVQDDSDSITLHTLEIDILDTSLTTGTGDIVKPVGITTNEDDQTTTFKFNETLLKRGQIANLHIKFVGELNDKMAGFYRSTYEENGEVKYLATTQMEPTDCRRAFPCFDEPNLKARFSISLIGNKKLTFLSNMDVKQEEGIDSTRKKVVFNATPPMSTYLVAFIVGDLSYVESEYKFNDVPVRVYTTPGYEAKGQYAAELGARALEYYEKCFGIKYPLPKMDMVGIHDFSAGAMENWGVVTYRMVDLLYDEQKSTLDTKLRVSEVVAHELAHQWFGNYCTLDFWDSLWLNESFATYMSWKCCNEFYPDWKVWENFVGESLQYALSLDGLRSSHPIEVPVKRADEINQIFDAISYEKGSSVLRMLANWLGEDVFIQGVSKYLKKHAFSNAKTEALWEALSEVSGKDVEGTMKVWTERVGYPLVSIKESGSNVIATQHRFLTTGDVKPEDDGTVYPIFLGLKTDAGLDESVVFDKRSMEVPVKDKSSFFKVNGNSNGVFRVNYEPERWAKLGKAASKLSVEDRIGLVADAGALAVPGFSKTSNLLSLVSGWKSESSVFVWDEILTRLAAIRGAWLFEDRAVKDAIKSLTLDLVGEKSNTLGWKFGKHESFLDQRLKGLLFGSALSAGDCTVVAAADKMFADYVAGDKEAIHPNLRVSIFNSIASKGGEKEFKQLVSIYEHPQSMDEKIAALRSLGRFEDSAILSRVLSLLLDGTVRSQDIYIPLQGMRIHKLGVEMLFKWMCEKWDTLCHMLPPGLSMLGSVVQLCTSGFTKEEQYKKVEEFFQTKDTKGFNQGLAQALETIKSKSGWVARDSKDVEAWLKANGYLK; the protein is encoded by the coding sequence ATGTCTTCCGATTCTGGCAGACAACTTTTGCCCACAAATGTTAAACCTCTTCATTACTATCTAACTTTGGAGCCATTGTTTGATCGTTTCAAGTTCAATGGTCAAGAGGTTATCGATCTTGAGGTTCAAGACGATTCAGACTCAATTACTCTTCATACTTTGGAAATTGATATTTTAGATACCTCCTTGACCACTGGTACTGGTGATATCGTTAAGCCTGTTGGCATTACCAccaatgaagatgatcaaacTACCACCTTTAAATTTAACGAGACTCTTTTGAAAAGGGGACAAATCGCCAATTTACACATTAAATTTGTCGGtgaattgaatgataaGATGGCCGGTTTCTATCGTTCCACATATGAGGAGAATGGTGAGGTTAAGTACCTTGCTACCACTCAGATGGAGCCTACTGACTGCCGTCGTGCCTTCCCCTGTTTCGACGAACCCAATTTGAAGGCTAGATTTTCAATCAGCTTGATTGGTAACAAGAAGCTTACATTTTTGTCGAACATGGATGTAAAACAGGAAGAAGGTATCGATTCTACCAGGAAGAAAGTCGTTTTCAATGCCACTCCACCCATGTCCACCTACCTTGTTGCCTTTATAGTGGGTGATTTGTCGTACGTCGAGTCGGAATACAAGTTTAATGACGTCCCTGTCAGAGTTTATACAACTCCTGGCTATGAGGCAAAGGGTCAATATGCTGCAGAGCTCGGTGCCCGTGCTTTAGAGTACTACGAGAAGTGTTTCGGTATCAAATACCCACTTCCAAAAATGGATATGGTTGGTATCCATGACTTCAGTGCAGGTGCTATGGAAAATTGGGGTGTCGTTACTTACCGAATGgttgatcttctctatgACGAGCAGAAATCCACCTTGGACACTAAATTGAGGGTCTCGGAAGTTGTGGCCCATGAATTGGCTCACCAATGGTTTGGTAACTATTGTACTCTTGATTTCTGGGATTCTCTTTGGTTAAACGAAAGTTTTGCTACCTATATGTCCTGGAAATGTTGTAACGAGTTCTATCCTGACTGGAAAGTCTGGGAGAACTTTGTTGGCGAATCTTTGCAGTACGCCTTATCTTTGGATGGTCTTCGTTCTTCGCACCCTATTGAAGTTCCTGTTAAGCGTGCTGATGAGATCAATCAGATATTTGATGCCATTTCTTATGAAAAGGGTTCCTCTGTGTTGAGAATGCTCGCAAACTGGCTGGGTGAAGACGTGTTCATCCAGGGTGTTTCTaagtacttgaagaagcatgCATTTTCCAATGCCAAAACCGAAGCTCTTTGGGAGGCCCTATCTGAAGTGTCTGGTAAGGATGTTGAAGGAACCATGAAAGTATGGACCGAGAGAGTCGGCTATCCATTGGTGTCCATTAAAGAAAGTGGCTCTAATGTGATTGCTACGCAGCATAGATTTCTCACTACTGGCGACGTCAAGCCTGAGGATGACGGTACCGTTTATCCTATTTTCCTTGGTCTCAAGACCGATGCCGGACTTGATGAGTCTGTTGTATTCGATAAGCGTTCAATGGAAGTTCCTGTGAAGGACAAGTCCTCGTTTTTCAAAGTGAATGGTAATTCCAACGGCGTCTTCCGTGTTAATTACGAGCCTGAAAGATGGGCCAAATTGGGTAAGGCTGCATCGAAGTTGTCCGTGGAAGATCGTATCGGCCTGGTTGCAGATGCGGGTGCTTTGGCAGTGCCGGGTTTCTCCAAGACTAGTAACTTATTGTCTCTTGTGTCTGGATGGAAGTCCGAGTCTTCAGTTTTCGTCTGGGACGAGATTCTCACTCGTTTGGCTGCCATAAGAGGTGCTTGGTTGTTTGAGGACAGGGCCGTTAAAGATGCCATCAAGTCGCTTACCCTCGATCTTGTTGGAGAGAAGTCCAATACTTTAGGTTGGAAGTTCGGCAAGCATgaatctttcttggatcaaAGATTGAAGGGACTTTTGTTTGGATCTGCTCTTAGCGCTGGGGACTGTACCGTGGTTGCAGCTGCAGATAAGATGTTTGCGGACTACGTTGCTGGGGACAAGGAAGCTATTCATCCAAATTTAAGGGTCAGTATCTTCAATAGCATTGCATCCAAAGGAGGAGAGAAGGAATTCAAGCAGTTGGTGTCCATCTACGAGCATCCACAGTCAATGGATGAAAAGATTGCTGCATTGAGATCGCTGGGTAGATTTGAAGACTCTGCAATCTTATCCAgggttctttctttactacTAGATGGTACTGTAAGATCCCAGGACATCTACATTCCATTGCAAGGTATGCGTATACACAAGCTTGGTGTGGAGATGTTGTTCAAATGGATGTGTGAGAAATGGGACACTTTGTGTCACATGCTTCCTCCAGGCTTGAGTATGCTTGGATCCGTTGTTCAACTCTGTACCTCCGGCTTCACCAAGGAGGAACAGTATaagaaggttgaagagTTCTTCCAGACTAAGGATACTAAGGGTTTCAACCAGGGTTTGGCTCAAGCCTTGGAAACTATAAAGAGTAAATCCGGTTGGGTTGCAAGAGATTCTAAGGACGTTGAAGCTTGGTTGAAGGCCAACGGATACTTGAAATAA